A region of Candidatus Delongbacteria bacterium DNA encodes the following proteins:
- a CDS encoding bifunctional enoyl-CoA hydratase/phosphate acetyltransferase has product MLKSLADLDILLEKQTSKKRLVLAAAEDDNALEAVFNAKNVGVIEPILVGDEEKIRKIASDKGFDLTGIELLNVTNPNKAAEEAVKLVNSKKADILMKGHVSTSGLLKAVLNKEFGLRSGSLLSHLALFEVPTYHKVIGLTDAAMNIAPDLKEKEGIIRNSVEFMNKLGYEKPKVAIIAAVEAVNPAMPATLDAAIFAKMSDRKQIPNCIIDGPLAFDNAVSHHSAEHKGIVSPVAGEADLLMAPDIEAANVMYKSFIYFANAKAAAVILGAKSPIVLTSRADSDEIKLTSIKLAAAI; this is encoded by the coding sequence ATGCTAAAGAGTTTGGCTGATCTTGATATCCTTTTAGAAAAACAAACAAGTAAAAAAAGACTTGTACTTGCAGCAGCTGAGGACGATAATGCATTAGAAGCTGTTTTTAATGCTAAAAATGTTGGAGTTATAGAGCCAATACTTGTTGGTGATGAAGAAAAAATCAGAAAAATTGCCTCTGATAAAGGTTTTGATTTAACAGGGATTGAGTTATTAAATGTTACAAACCCAAACAAAGCTGCAGAAGAAGCTGTAAAACTAGTAAACTCTAAGAAAGCCGATATTTTGATGAAAGGTCATGTTAGTACTTCAGGCTTACTAAAAGCAGTTCTAAATAAAGAATTTGGATTAAGATCTGGATCTCTTCTATCTCACCTAGCATTATTTGAAGTTCCAACTTATCATAAAGTTATAGGGCTTACAGACGCAGCTATGAACATAGCACCTGATTTGAAAGAGAAAGAGGGAATTATTAGAAACTCCGTTGAATTCATGAACAAACTTGGTTATGAGAAGCCAAAAGTAGCTATAATAGCAGCTGTTGAAGCTGTAAATCCTGCAATGCCAGCTACACTTGATGCGGCTATTTTTGCAAAAATGTCAGACAGAAAACAGATTCCTAATTGTATAATTGATGGTCCTTTAGCTTTTGATAATGCGGTAAGTCATCACAGTGCTGAACACAAAGGAATTGTTAGTCCTGTAGCTGGAGAAGCAGATCTTTTGATGGCTCCAGATATTGAAGCTGCTAATGTTATGTATAAATCATTTATCTATTTTGCTAATGCTAAAGCTGCTGCTGTTATTCTTGGGGCAAAATCACCTATCGTACTTACTTCAAGAGCTGATTCTGACGAGATAAAACTCACTTCAATCAAACTTGCTGCTGCAATATAA